Proteins encoded together in one Mus pahari chromosome 9, PAHARI_EIJ_v1.1, whole genome shotgun sequence window:
- the Myl6b gene encoding myosin light chain 6B produces MPPKKDAPVKKPAGPSISKPAAKSTAGTPLAKTKAELAAPQAPAKSQEPPVDLSKVVIEFNKDQLEEFREAFELFDRVGDGKILYSQCGDLMRALGQNPTNAEVLKVLGNPKNEELKSRRVDFETFLPMLQAVAKNRDQGTYEDYLEGLRVFDKEGNGKVMGAELRHVLTTLGEKMTEEEVETVLAGHEDSNGCINYEAFLKHILSL; encoded by the exons ATGCCTCCCAAGAAAGATGCTCCCGTGAAGAAACCAGCAGGGCCCTCCATCTCTAAGCCTGCTGCCAAGTCTACTGCAGGGACTCCTCTAGCCAAGACCAAGGCTGAGCTGGCTGCCCCCCAGGCACCTGCAAAATCCCAGGAGCCCCCTGTTGATCTCTCCAAAGTGGTG ATCGAGTTTAACAAGGACCAGCTGGAGG AGTTCAGAGAGGCCTTCGAGCTGTTTGACCGAGTAGGTGATGGCAAGATCCTGTACAGCCAGTGTGGGGACCTGATGAGGGCCCTGGGCCAGAATCCTACCAACGCCGAGGTGCTCAAGGTCCTGGGGAACCCCAAAAACGAGG AGCTGAAGTCCCGACGTGTAGACTTTGAGACGTTCCTGCCCATGCTGCAGGCAGTGGCCAAGAACCGGGACCAAGGCACATATGAGGACTACCTAGAGGGGCTTCGTGtgtttgacaaagaaggcaacgGCAAAGTCATGGGAGCGGAGCTCAGACATGTTCTTACCACTCTCG GAGAGAAGATGACTGAGGAAGAGGTAGAGACTGTTCTGGCAGGCCACGAGGACAGCAACGGCTGCATCAACTATGAGG CCTTCCTGAAGCACATCCTGAGCCTCTGA
- the Myl6 gene encoding myosin light polypeptide 6 isoform X2, which produces MCDFTEDQTAEFKEAFQLFDRTGDGKILYSQCGDVMRALGQNPTNAEVLKVLGNPKSDEMNVKVLDFEHFLPMLQTVAKNKDQGTYEDYVEGLRVFDKEGNGTVMGAEIRHVLVTLGEKMTEEEVEMLVAGHEDSNGCINYEELVRMVLNG; this is translated from the exons ATG TGTGACTTCACCGAGGACCAAACCGCAG AATTCAAGGAGGCTTTCCAGCTGTTTGACCGAACCGGCGATGGCAAGATCTTGTACAGCCAGTGTGGGGATGTGATGCGGGCCCTGGGCCAGAACCCTACCAACGCCGAGGTGCTCAAGGTCCTGGGGAACCCCAAGAGTGATG AGATGAATGTGAAGGTGCTGGACTTTGAGCACTTCCTGCCCATGCTGCAGACCGTGGCCAAGAACAAGGACCAGGGAACCTACGAAGATTATGTTGAAGGCCTTCGTGTGTTTGACAAGGAAGGAAATGGGACTGTCATGGGTGCTGAAATCCGTCATGTCCTAGTCACACTGG GCGAGAAGATGACAGAGGAAGAAGTAGAGATGCTAGTGGCGGGGCATGAGGACAGCAATGGTTGCATCAACTATGAAG AGCTTGTCCGGATGGTGCTCAATGGCTGA
- the Myl6 gene encoding myosin light polypeptide 6 isoform X1, with product MCDFTEDQTAEFKEAFQLFDRTGDGKILYSQCGDVMRALGQNPTNAEVLKVLGNPKSDEMNVKVLDFEHFLPMLQTVAKNKDQGTYEDYVEGLRVFDKEGNGTVMGAEIRHVLVTLGEKMTEEEVEMLVAGHEDSNGCINYEAFVRHILSG from the exons ATG TGTGACTTCACCGAGGACCAAACCGCAG AATTCAAGGAGGCTTTCCAGCTGTTTGACCGAACCGGCGATGGCAAGATCTTGTACAGCCAGTGTGGGGATGTGATGCGGGCCCTGGGCCAGAACCCTACCAACGCCGAGGTGCTCAAGGTCCTGGGGAACCCCAAGAGTGATG AGATGAATGTGAAGGTGCTGGACTTTGAGCACTTCCTGCCCATGCTGCAGACCGTGGCCAAGAACAAGGACCAGGGAACCTACGAAGATTATGTTGAAGGCCTTCGTGTGTTTGACAAGGAAGGAAATGGGACTGTCATGGGTGCTGAAATCCGTCATGTCCTAGTCACACTGG GCGAGAAGATGACAGAGGAAGAAGTAGAGATGCTAGTGGCGGGGCATGAGGACAGCAATGGTTGCATCAACTATGAAG CATTTGTGAGGCATATCCTGTCGGGGTGA
- the Myl6 gene encoding myosin light polypeptide 6 isoform X3, with amino-acid sequence MRALGQNPTNAEVLKVLGNPKSDEMNVKVLDFEHFLPMLQTVAKNKDQGTYEDYVEGLRVFDKEGNGTVMGAEIRHVLVTLGEKMTEEEVEMLVAGHEDSNGCINYEAFVRHILSG; translated from the exons ATGCGGGCCCTGGGCCAGAACCCTACCAACGCCGAGGTGCTCAAGGTCCTGGGGAACCCCAAGAGTGATG AGATGAATGTGAAGGTGCTGGACTTTGAGCACTTCCTGCCCATGCTGCAGACCGTGGCCAAGAACAAGGACCAGGGAACCTACGAAGATTATGTTGAAGGCCTTCGTGTGTTTGACAAGGAAGGAAATGGGACTGTCATGGGTGCTGAAATCCGTCATGTCCTAGTCACACTGG GCGAGAAGATGACAGAGGAAGAAGTAGAGATGCTAGTGGCGGGGCATGAGGACAGCAATGGTTGCATCAACTATGAAG CATTTGTGAGGCATATCCTGTCGGGGTGA